TTGTATCAAACTTCATTGTTATAGATTCTGATTCTTTTACATCATCTTTATCTAGGACACTCACAAGACCCACAATGTCACCTTGCTCAACAGGTGTAAATAGTCCCCTAACCATTCCTATTATGCAACTCCCAAGTCCTAAAGCCTGTGCAGCTGTTGTTATGTTCCCTGTAAGTATTCCCACATCATATGGAGCCCATGAACTCTCTTCATCATAAGAAATAAATAAAACAGTTGGTGCACCATAAAATAACTTAAAATTTTTATTTATTTCAACATTACTAACTTCATGAATTCTAGAAAGAGTATCATCACTAATCTCTTTTAAAAGCTTTTGGTCTTGTACAGCAGTTATGTGCCATGGCTGTTTATTACACCCTGAAGGTGCTGCAAATGCACAATGTAGTAATGTATCTAATTGTTCATCTGTAATTTGTTCTGTTGTAAACTTTCGTATGCTTCTACGCTCTTGTATCAATTTTATTGTTTGATTGTCTTGTAAATTATTCATTATATCTCTTCCCCTTTTATGTATTTGTAATATTAAACACCAAATTTTCAGAAAATTAATTTTATAATTAAACTTCTTTATATCCTTATTATAATTATTTTTAGTTTACATGTGAAGCTTTTATAATATCAAAATATTAACATATCTACTCTACAAATAATATTAGATAAAAAACTGGTATTACTCAACTATAGAAAATGTCATTTTTCTATAGAATGATTAATACCAGTAAAATTGATAAAACATACTACATTAATTTAAAGGACCCCAACCAGCTTTGGTATGAATCTCTGTTTTTACAGATTTAGTCTTACCATCAGCTGAATCAACATCCCATGACCTACCTGCAACAGAAATACCATTGTTACCTTTATACCATCTACCTTCATCGTAATCATAAACTAAAGATGTGTACCAATTACTTCCAGTCGTATCATTTGCAAATACAACTACAGTAGCATCAGATTTAGTAGGATTATATGCATATGGTTGTATATACAATGTCTTATTACTTAAATTATATTTCTTCTTAAACTCATCTGGAATTGTAGGCCAGCCATTTTTATATTTATTCGCTAGTAAATATTTTCTAAAATCATCATTACTCTTTGAAGGCCCTGGTATTATAGAAGGGTCTACTGCAAATGATGCAATCAAGTCTACCATACTTTGATGTACATCTCTAGCCATCTCAACACCATCTGGATGTTCTGTACAAGTAACATAAACTTTTGCAATACTTTCTTCTCCAGTTATTCCATCATATCCATCATCAAACTCTGCTGAATATGTTCCACCTGACTTACACTTTGGTTCTGTTTCAAAATACTTACCGTCCGTATTTTTTAATACATCTTTTATAACCTCTTTTTTATCTTTACTAGGCTCCTCAGCCACAGCAATAACAATTTGAGTTTTTATATTTTCTCTATTAGAAAGACATGTTACTGCTTTACTTTTTTCTATATTTTTAAAAAGTGCTGGTAGTGCAACTATAACTAAAATTCCTATTATAGATATAACTACTAATAGTTCAATTAGTGTAAAACCCTTTTTATTCATAATAATCATTCCCATTAAATAAAATTATAGTGTTTACTTTAATCTGCTATACAGTAATAAAGTGTCTACATAAAGCTCTTCCAACAAAAACTCCCAAAATACTTAATGTCAAGTTAAAAAATATGTTTAGTCCAAATAATATATAGTTCCCACTATCAAAAAACTTTACAGTTTCGAAGCTAAAAGTAGAAAATGTAGTTAGTCCTCCCATTAAACCAGTTGTCAAAAACAATTTCAAATTATTAGAAATAGAATCTGTCCTTATACTCATTTCCATCACAAAACCAATTAAAATTCCACCCATAATATTGACCACTAAAGTCCCAAATGGAAACTTAGTTCCTACAAACTTTAGAGATATTAAATATCTTAATATAGCTCCTAAAAATCCACCAATACCAACATATAATACTTGAATCACATATAACACCTACCCCAAATAACTAAATCACTTCCATATTAAAATTCTATGTCTTCAACCTCTATTCCGTCAATTGCATCCTGTATTAATTTTTCAATATCAAGTGACAGCTCAGATTTTTCTATTTTTTCTAGTCTAGGTTTAGTGACAGGTTTTCTAGGAGAAAATACACTACAGCAATCTTCCTCAGGTATTATAGATGTTTCAAAAGTCCCTATTTTCTTAGCTATATCGACTATGTCTGATTTATCCATAGCTATAAGTGGTCTAAATACTGGTAAATCTACAACCGCATTAGTACAAGTAAGCCCTTGTATAGTTTGAGATGCAACTTGACCAATACTTTCACCTGTAATTAAAGCATCACAATGTCTTTTTTCAGAAAGTCTTTGTGCTATTCTCATCATAAATCTTCTTGAAAGAATAGTAGCTTCTTCTTCATTACAATTCTCACCAATTGCTTTTTGTATCTCTAATATATTTACTTTATGAAGTCTTACTCTACCACAATACTTTGCTAATATCTTAGCTAAATCCTTAACTTTTTCTTGCGACCTTTCACTTGTGAATGGATAACTGTGAAAATGTACTGCTTCTACTTCCATACCTCTTTTTGCAACCATCCATGTTGCTACTGGACTATCTATACCACCTGATAAAAGAGACATCGCTCTACCATTAGTTCCAAGTGGTAAACCACCATATCCAGGTATAGTATCACTATAAACCATAGTATGAAATTCTCTGTATTCACATTTTATTTTAACTTCTGGATTTCTTACATCAACATCAATTCTATCTCCTACCTTTGATAATAAGTACCCACCTATATCCATACTCATTTCTTGAGAAGTTAATCTAAAAGACTTATCTCCTCTTCTCGACTCTACCTTAAAAGT
This sequence is a window from Clostridioides difficile. Protein-coding genes within it:
- a CDS encoding nitroreductase, whose amino-acid sequence is MNNLQDNQTIKLIQERRSIRKFTTEQITDEQLDTLLHCAFAAPSGCNKQPWHITAVQDQKLLKEISDDTLSRIHEVSNVEINKNFKLFYGAPTVLFISYDEESSWAPYDVGILTGNITTAAQALGLGSCIIGMVRGLFTPVEQGDIVGLVSVLDKDDVKESESITMKFDTNKKYRELLNIPEGYCVPFGIAVGVPAGNLPQARNVVYKVSRV
- the crcB gene encoding fluoride efflux transporter CrcB is translated as MIQVLYVGIGGFLGAILRYLISLKFVGTKFPFGTLVVNIMGGILIGFVMEMSIRTDSISNNLKLFLTTGLMGGLTTFSTFSFETVKFFDSGNYILFGLNIFFNLTLSILGVFVGRALCRHFITV
- the thiI gene encoding tRNA 4-thiouridine(8) synthase ThiI, translated to MVYNILIVKYGEIGVKGKNRYIFENRLIRNIRNMLKPIGKFNVYKEYGRIYVDLEDYDYEEVIEEVRKVFGIVGVCPGVRAKKDYDTLKEIALKMLEEKIDAGYKTFKVESRRGDKSFRLTSQEMSMDIGGYLLSKVGDRIDVDVRNPEVKIKCEYREFHTMVYSDTIPGYGGLPLGTNGRAMSLLSGGIDSPVATWMVAKRGMEVEAVHFHSYPFTSERSQEKVKDLAKILAKYCGRVRLHKVNILEIQKAIGENCNEEEATILSRRFMMRIAQRLSEKRHCDALITGESIGQVASQTIQGLTCTNAVVDLPVFRPLIAMDKSDIVDIAKKIGTFETSIIPEEDCCSVFSPRKPVTKPRLEKIEKSELSLDIEKLIQDAIDGIEVEDIEF